Genomic window (Candidatus Sulfotelmatobacter sp.):
GATTCCGGCGCTGGCTCCTCCGTGCTCGAGGGAGGCGCGCACATGATCGGCCGCAGCATTGGCCGTTTTCGCATCACCGCACCGCTCGGACAGGGCGGCATGGCCAGCGTCTGGCGCGCACGCGACGAGCTACTCGACCGCGAGCTGGCGATCAAGGTCCTCGACGAGAAGCTGGCGCAGATCGAAGATTCGCGCCGCCGCTTCCGCCACGAAGCCACGATCGCCTCACAGCTCGATCATCCCGGCATCGCCGCCGTTTACGACAGCGGCGAGACCGACGGCGCGACCTGGATCGCGATGGCGCTGATCGAGGGGCAGACGCTGAGCGAGCGCCTGCGCGAATCGCTGGTGCCGGTGCGCGAAGTGGTGAATGTCGCGATCGCGGTCGCTGACGCGCTCGGCTACGCGCACGATCGCGGCGTCGTGCATCGCGACGTCACGTCACGCAACGTGATGCTGGCGCGCGATGGGCGGGCCTTCGTGCTCGACTTCGGCCTCGCTCTGGCGCAAGTCGCGTCAGTTCGTACTTGAACAGAAACCCGCGCGCCAGGCCGGGCATTTGGAAGGTTCGCTTGAAGGGCAATCAGATGAGGCAGCAGATCAAGCCGAACGGTGAGAGCATCAACGGCCAGCTCATCTACTGGGCGG
Coding sequences:
- a CDS encoding serine/threonine-protein kinase — protein: MIGRSIGRFRITAPLGQGGMASVWRARDELLDRELAIKVLDEKLAQIEDSRRRFRHEATIASQLDHPGIAAVYDSGETDGATWIAMALIEGQTLSERLRESLVPVREVVNVAIAVADALGYAHDRGVVHRDVTSRNVMLARDGRAFVLDFGLALAQVASVRT